In a genomic window of Flavobacteriales bacterium:
- the rpsI gene encoding 30S ribosomal protein S9, translated as MATTNSLGRRKTSIARVILAEGKGTITVNGRDSKQYFPILLQQYKVQQPFALTETVGKYDVTATIDGGGITGQVEALRLGIARALVKIDAEHKPKLKALDLMTRDPREVERKKFGRKKARKRFQFSKR; from the coding sequence ATGGCAACCACCAACAGCCTCGGTCGCCGCAAGACCAGCATCGCCCGCGTGATCCTCGCCGAAGGCAAGGGCACCATCACGGTGAATGGCCGCGACAGCAAGCAGTATTTCCCCATCCTGCTGCAGCAGTACAAAGTGCAGCAGCCCTTCGCCCTCACCGAGACGGTGGGCAAGTACGATGTGACCGCCACCATCGACGGGGGCGGCATCACCGGCCAGGTGGAGGCCCTGCGCCTGGGCATCGCCCGTGCATTGGTGAAGATCGATGCCGAGCACAAGCCCAAGCTCAAGGCGCTCGACCTCATGACGCGCGACCCCCGCGAGGTGGAGCGCAAGAAGTTCGGTCGCAAGAAGGCGCGCAAGCGCTTCCAATTCAGCAAGCGTTAA
- a CDS encoding response regulator transcription factor yields MTSLARLLVVEDDPNLGSLLSSYLQARGYEADLRTDGQQGAMAFGKGKYDLILLDVMMPLKDGFTLAKEIRAKDPDVPIIFLTAKSMKQDTLAGFQSGADDYITKPFGMEELLLRISAVLRRTKGAEPLPEEPALYRFSQSELDHRKQVLRTPAGERRLTTKENELLRLLCVNRNQVLERTVALNQVWGNDSYFNGRSMDVYIAKLRKYLKEDPATEIINIHGKGFRMVAPDAQ; encoded by the coding sequence ATGACCAGTCTCGCACGGCTCCTCGTTGTTGAGGACGACCCCAACCTGGGCAGCCTGCTCAGCAGCTATCTGCAGGCACGCGGCTATGAAGCCGACCTGAGAACGGATGGGCAGCAGGGCGCCATGGCTTTCGGGAAAGGCAAGTACGACCTGATCCTGCTTGATGTGATGATGCCCTTGAAGGATGGATTCACGCTGGCGAAGGAGATACGCGCCAAGGATCCAGACGTGCCTATCATCTTCCTCACCGCTAAGAGCATGAAGCAGGATACCCTCGCCGGATTCCAGAGCGGTGCCGATGATTACATCACCAAGCCCTTCGGCATGGAGGAGCTCCTGCTCCGCATCAGCGCTGTACTGCGCCGCACCAAGGGCGCAGAGCCGCTTCCCGAAGAGCCCGCCCTTTACCGCTTCAGCCAGTCGGAGCTCGACCATCGCAAGCAGGTGCTGCGAACCCCCGCCGGGGAACGCCGCCTCACCACCAAGGAGAACGAATTGTTACGGCTCCTGTGCGTGAACCGCAACCAAGTTCTTGAGCGCACCGTGGCCCTGAACCAGGTCTGGGGCAACGACAGCTATTTCAATGGCCGCAGCATGGATGTGTACATCGCCAAGCTGCGCAAGTACCTGAAAGAGGACCCCGCCACCGAGATCATCAATATACACGGCAAAGGATTCCGCATGGTTGCGCCTGACGCGCAATGA
- the rplM gene encoding 50S ribosomal protein L13, which translates to MANEATVQQEWLLVDAENEVLGRLASKVAMLVRGKHKTTFTPHVNCGDQVIVINADKVRLTGTKMADKEYQRYSLYPGGQTIEKAKDLKVRKPEALLENAVRGMLPKNRLGRRLFSNLHVVVGTAHKHDAQKPRTFDLNTIK; encoded by the coding sequence ATGGCCAACGAGGCCACCGTGCAGCAAGAATGGCTGCTGGTAGACGCTGAGAACGAAGTACTTGGACGCTTGGCCAGCAAAGTGGCCATGCTGGTCCGGGGCAAGCACAAGACCACTTTCACACCGCATGTGAACTGCGGCGACCAGGTGATCGTGATCAACGCCGATAAGGTGCGCCTGACCGGAACCAAGATGGCCGATAAGGAATACCAGCGCTACAGCCTCTATCCCGGTGGCCAGACCATTGAGAAGGCCAAGGACCTGAAGGTCCGCAAGCCAGAGGCCCTGCTTGAGAATGCCGTGCGCGGCATGCTCCCCAAGAACCGCTTGGGCCGCCGCCTATTCAGCAACCTGCATGTCGTGGTGGGCACCGCTCACAAGCACGACGCCCAGAAGCCCCGCACCTTCGACCTGAACACGATCAAGTAA
- a CDS encoding transmembrane 220 family protein: MKILYGTLAVLFFVFTGLQYNDPDPLPWMIAYAGVATLCALAAFGGYFKWATIVITAALGIWMLALLPGVIGWVADGMPSIIGAMKAETPYIESTREFGGLLIAIIVLLHLLRAAIRKSKESAAQPH, encoded by the coding sequence ATGAAGATCCTCTACGGCACGCTCGCAGTCCTGTTCTTCGTCTTCACGGGTCTCCAATACAATGACCCGGATCCCTTGCCATGGATGATTGCGTACGCGGGCGTTGCCACCCTCTGCGCTTTGGCTGCCTTCGGCGGCTACTTCAAATGGGCCACCATCGTGATCACAGCAGCACTCGGCATCTGGATGCTCGCGCTGCTGCCCGGGGTGATCGGGTGGGTGGCCGATGGCATGCCGAGCATCATTGGCGCCATGAAAGCGGAGACGCCTTACATCGAGTCAACACGCGAGTTCGGCGGATTGCTGATCGCCATCATCGTGCTGTTGCATTTGCTGCGGGCGGCTATCCGCAAATCGAAGGAGTCAGCGGCGCAGCCCCATTGA
- a CDS encoding aldehyde dehydrogenase, with translation MERVLNLIGGELRPATGGAWLHNHDPATGAVYALIPDGDEQDVRAATEAAQTALPAWRALGREGRSNAMLKLAELIERDLERFALAESRDNGKPVHLARKVDIPRAVSNLRFFATAILHFGTEAHVMDDVAVNYTERQAIGVVGCISPWNLPLYLFTWKIAPALAAGNTVVAKPSEVTPMTAFLLSQLCGEAGIPPGVLNIVHGLGPKVGAAITAHPSITAISFTGGTRTGAEIARVAAPLFKKLSLELGGKNPVLVFADCDFDDMLSTTVRSSFTNQGQICLCGSRILIERSIYDRFKEAFVKRVKALRVGDPADPGSDLGAVVSEAHMRKVLGHIAQAQAEGGTVLCGGERVQLEGRLKDGWYIAPTVIEGLGPACATNQEEIFGPVVTLQPFENEAHGLQLANDSSYGLAGVVWTSDVKRAHRAARALRTGIVWVNCWMVRDLRTPFGGMKQSGVGREGGEEALRFFTEAKNICIRL, from the coding sequence ATGGAGCGTGTCCTCAACCTTATCGGCGGCGAGCTGCGCCCGGCCACCGGTGGTGCATGGCTGCACAACCACGACCCGGCCACCGGCGCGGTGTATGCATTGATCCCGGATGGCGATGAGCAGGATGTGCGCGCAGCGACCGAAGCCGCGCAAACCGCGCTTCCGGCCTGGCGTGCGCTCGGTCGCGAAGGGCGAAGCAACGCCATGCTCAAACTGGCGGAATTGATCGAGCGCGACCTCGAGCGCTTCGCACTGGCCGAGAGCCGGGACAACGGCAAACCCGTTCACCTGGCGCGCAAGGTGGATATCCCGCGTGCGGTCTCGAACCTCCGCTTCTTCGCAACGGCCATTCTCCACTTCGGCACGGAAGCGCATGTGATGGATGATGTGGCAGTGAACTACACCGAGCGCCAGGCCATCGGCGTGGTCGGCTGCATCAGCCCATGGAACCTCCCGCTCTACCTGTTCACGTGGAAGATCGCGCCCGCCCTGGCCGCTGGGAACACCGTGGTAGCGAAGCCTAGCGAGGTCACGCCCATGACCGCTTTCCTCTTGAGCCAATTGTGCGGCGAAGCGGGCATCCCGCCTGGCGTGCTCAACATCGTGCATGGCCTAGGGCCGAAGGTTGGTGCTGCCATCACCGCCCATCCGTCGATCACCGCGATCTCCTTCACCGGCGGTACGCGCACCGGCGCCGAAATCGCACGCGTTGCGGCGCCCCTCTTCAAGAAGCTCAGCCTCGAGCTCGGCGGAAAGAACCCTGTGCTGGTATTCGCCGACTGCGATTTCGATGACATGCTGAGCACCACCGTGCGCAGCAGCTTCACCAACCAGGGGCAGATCTGCCTATGCGGCAGCCGCATCCTCATCGAGCGCAGCATCTATGACCGCTTCAAGGAAGCCTTCGTGAAGCGCGTGAAGGCCTTGCGCGTCGGTGATCCGGCCGACCCGGGAAGCGACCTGGGCGCGGTGGTATCGGAGGCGCACATGCGGAAGGTGCTAGGGCATATCGCACAAGCGCAGGCCGAAGGCGGCACGGTGCTCTGCGGCGGCGAACGGGTGCAGCTGGAGGGCCGCCTGAAGGATGGCTGGTACATCGCGCCCACGGTGATCGAGGGCCTTGGGCCAGCGTGCGCCACCAATCAAGAAGAGATCTTCGGGCCGGTGGTCACCTTGCAGCCCTTCGAGAATGAAGCACACGGGCTGCAGCTCGCGAATGATTCAAGCTATGGGCTCGCAGGCGTGGTATGGACCAGCGACGTGAAGCGCGCGCATCGTGCTGCGCGCGCGTTGCGCACCGGCATCGTTTGGGTGAACTGCTGGATGGTGCGCGACCTGCGCACTCCCTTCGGCGGCATGAAGCAGAGCGGCGTGGGCCGTGAAGGCGGAGAAGAGGCGCTGCGCTTCTTCACCGAAGCGAAGAACATCTGCATCAGGCTTTGA
- a CDS encoding HAMP domain-containing histidine kinase has protein sequence MEKRSITVMLVAIVVALAGLLVIQAAWMRETIRLREEQFEQNVVHALQRVSDRLEGIERMRELKGHRKGRRILARLDSLRAAALRNQSAGSIQEGLLSAEGEADLVLYPATMDDDAQYEAMISDLVRGIMASEPARDIRRRVDPVALDSMLKQELDGLGVEGGARWAVFSVKGKAVPGLAMPDSASAMLKQPPFRARLFRHDLAGAEHYLHLDAALSRSTLLKGAWPMLLVSTLFAAIIATAFIFTIRTVLRQKRLNDIRKDLVNNLTHELKTPISTIGLACEALADPSIPRTDEQVRTFTAMIRDENKRLGALVENVLQSAVEDSGRMVMKLVDLDLHAVIGEVVRSSAMQVSRRDGRIETDLAAELHRVKADRIHMTNLLYNLIDNAVKYCEKEPRVRIATRSDDEGITVSVSDNGIGIPASEQRKIFDRLYRVPTGNLHNAKGFGLGLSYVKSVIDRHKGRIRVESAVGQGSTFSIYLPFHA, from the coding sequence ATGGAGAAGCGCAGCATCACCGTGATGCTTGTAGCGATCGTGGTGGCACTGGCTGGCCTGCTGGTGATCCAAGCCGCTTGGATGCGCGAGACCATCCGCTTGCGCGAAGAGCAGTTCGAGCAGAATGTGGTGCATGCGCTGCAGCGCGTGAGCGACCGCCTCGAGGGCATCGAGCGGATGCGTGAGCTCAAAGGCCATCGAAAGGGACGGCGCATCCTTGCCCGGCTCGATTCGCTGCGCGCCGCAGCGCTCAGGAATCAAAGCGCGGGCAGCATACAGGAAGGCTTGCTCTCGGCCGAAGGCGAGGCGGACTTGGTGCTTTATCCCGCGACGATGGACGATGATGCGCAGTATGAGGCCATGATCTCTGACCTGGTGCGTGGCATCATGGCCAGTGAACCAGCGCGGGACATCCGGAGGCGCGTAGACCCCGTGGCCCTGGACAGCATGCTGAAGCAGGAGCTCGACGGCCTTGGCGTGGAGGGCGGCGCGCGCTGGGCCGTATTCTCGGTGAAAGGGAAGGCCGTTCCCGGCTTGGCCATGCCCGACAGCGCGAGCGCCATGCTGAAGCAGCCTCCGTTCCGTGCTCGTTTGTTCCGGCACGACCTCGCGGGCGCTGAGCACTACCTGCATCTCGATGCGGCATTGTCGCGCTCCACATTGCTCAAAGGCGCTTGGCCCATGCTGCTCGTCTCAACACTGTTCGCAGCCATCATCGCCACGGCCTTCATCTTCACGATCCGGACCGTGCTGAGGCAGAAGCGGCTCAATGATATCCGAAAGGACCTGGTGAACAACCTCACGCATGAGCTCAAGACCCCCATCAGCACCATAGGCCTGGCCTGTGAAGCTCTTGCCGATCCATCGATACCGCGCACGGATGAGCAGGTGCGCACATTCACCGCCATGATCCGGGACGAGAACAAGCGGCTGGGCGCCTTGGTCGAGAACGTGCTGCAGAGCGCTGTGGAGGATAGCGGAAGGATGGTCATGAAGCTCGTTGACCTCGACCTTCACGCGGTGATCGGCGAAGTGGTCCGCAGCAGCGCCATGCAAGTGAGCCGGCGGGATGGCCGGATCGAGACCGACCTTGCTGCGGAGCTGCATCGCGTGAAGGCCGACCGCATCCACATGACGAACCTGCTCTACAACCTCATCGACAACGCGGTGAAGTACTGTGAGAAAGAGCCGCGCGTGCGCATCGCTACCCGCAGCGATGACGAGGGCATCACCGTGAGCGTATCCGACAATGGGATCGGAATACCGGCCAGCGAGCAGCGCAAGATCTTCGACCGCTTGTACCGGGTGCCTACGGGGAACCTGCATAACGCCAAAGGCTTCGGTCTGGGGTTGAGCTATGTGAAGAGCGTGATCGATCGCCACAAAGGCCGCATCCGGGTCGAGAGCGCAGTTGGACAAGGAAGCACCTTCAGCATTTACCTACCCTTTCACGCATGA
- a CDS encoding SDR family oxidoreductase — MDIRLDGQHALVMGASQGIGKASAQVLAGLGASITAVARDQSRLDALLRELPAAHAPHRSIVVDVSDTETLASLIAARAAESPIDIVVNNSGGPAPGPAHEADTIAFEAAFRQHLIAYQAVARALVPGMKQRGHGRIINIISTSVKQPLHNLGVSNAIRAAVANWAKTMANELGPFGITVNNVLPGATETDRLTAIIRNKAAKQGISEEHASEEMRAEIPLRRFARPEEVAFAVAFLAGPSGACINGINLPVDGGRTASL; from the coding sequence ATGGATATCAGACTCGATGGGCAGCACGCCTTGGTGATGGGCGCTTCGCAAGGGATCGGGAAGGCTTCGGCACAGGTGCTGGCCGGTCTTGGCGCGAGCATAACCGCCGTGGCCCGCGACCAATCGCGATTAGATGCCTTGCTGCGCGAATTGCCCGCTGCCCATGCGCCGCATCGCTCCATCGTCGTGGATGTGAGCGATACGGAAACCCTAGCCTCGCTGATCGCGGCGCGCGCGGCCGAATCACCGATTGATATCGTGGTGAACAACAGCGGTGGGCCAGCTCCCGGACCTGCGCACGAGGCGGACACCATCGCCTTCGAAGCCGCCTTTCGCCAGCACCTGATCGCTTACCAGGCCGTTGCTCGCGCCTTGGTGCCCGGCATGAAGCAGCGCGGGCACGGCCGCATCATCAACATCATCAGCACAAGCGTGAAGCAGCCGCTGCACAACCTGGGCGTGAGCAACGCCATTCGCGCAGCGGTGGCCAATTGGGCCAAGACCATGGCCAATGAGCTCGGGCCATTCGGAATCACGGTGAACAACGTGCTGCCTGGGGCCACCGAGACCGACCGCCTCACAGCGATCATCCGCAACAAGGCCGCCAAGCAGGGCATCAGCGAGGAGCACGCATCCGAGGAAATGCGCGCTGAGATACCGCTCCGCCGTTTCGCCAGGCCCGAAGAGGTCGCGTTCGCGGTGGCATTCCTGGCCGGACCGTCCGGTGCGTGCATCAACGGCATCAACCTGCCTGTGGATGGCGGGCGCACGGCCTCCCTCTGA
- the kbl gene encoding glycine C-acetyltransferase: protein MYGKLQEHLQKELSAIEQAGLFKRERIITSEQGAEITVNGRTVLNFCANNYLGLSSHPEVIAAAHATLDAHGYGMSSVRFICGTQDIHKELEAKLAAFHGTEDTILYAACFDANGGVFEPLLGEEDAIISDALNHASIIDGVRLCKAKRYRYANNDMADLEQQLKQARADGARHIIIVTDGVFSMDGIVADLKGVCELADRYEALVMVDECHAAGFIGRTGRGSVEHCGVMGRVDIITGTLGKALGGAMGGYTTGRKEIIEMLRQRSRPYLFSNSLAPSIVGASIKVIDLLSASTELRDRLEKNVDRFRNGIEAFGFKTRGAGAAIVPVMLGDARLSQVMADKLLDEGIYVIGFFFPVVPKDTARIRVQLSAAHTDAHIDRALAAFRKVGKELGVIA from the coding sequence ATGTACGGCAAGCTGCAAGAGCATCTCCAGAAGGAATTGTCGGCCATTGAGCAGGCCGGCCTATTCAAGCGCGAGCGCATCATCACCAGCGAGCAGGGTGCTGAAATCACGGTGAATGGACGCACGGTGCTGAACTTCTGCGCCAACAACTACCTCGGGCTGTCGTCTCATCCGGAGGTGATCGCGGCGGCGCACGCCACCCTTGACGCGCACGGTTACGGCATGAGCAGCGTGCGCTTCATCTGCGGGACGCAGGACATCCACAAGGAACTGGAAGCGAAGCTGGCGGCCTTCCACGGCACAGAGGATACCATCCTCTACGCGGCCTGCTTCGATGCGAATGGAGGCGTATTCGAGCCATTGCTCGGCGAAGAGGATGCCATCATCAGCGATGCGCTCAATCACGCCAGCATCATCGACGGCGTCCGGCTGTGCAAGGCGAAACGTTACCGCTACGCCAACAACGACATGGCCGACCTGGAGCAGCAGCTCAAGCAGGCCCGGGCCGATGGCGCACGCCACATCATCATCGTCACCGATGGGGTCTTCAGCATGGACGGTATCGTGGCTGACCTCAAAGGCGTTTGCGAACTGGCCGACCGTTACGAGGCGCTCGTGATGGTGGATGAGTGCCATGCGGCGGGCTTCATCGGCAGAACTGGCCGCGGCAGCGTGGAGCATTGCGGTGTGATGGGCCGCGTGGACATCATCACCGGCACCCTGGGCAAGGCATTAGGGGGGGCCATGGGCGGTTACACCACCGGTCGGAAGGAGATCATCGAGATGCTTCGCCAGCGTTCACGGCCCTACCTCTTCAGCAATTCACTGGCGCCATCCATCGTGGGGGCGTCCATCAAGGTGATCGACCTGCTCAGCGCGAGCACTGAATTGCGCGATCGGCTTGAAAAGAACGTAGACCGCTTCCGGAACGGCATTGAGGCCTTCGGATTCAAGACGCGTGGTGCCGGGGCAGCCATCGTCCCTGTGATGCTCGGAGATGCCAGGCTCAGCCAGGTGATGGCCGACAAGCTCCTCGATGAGGGCATCTACGTGATCGGCTTCTTCTTCCCGGTAGTGCCGAAGGATACCGCACGGATCCGTGTGCAGCTGAGCGCGGCCCACACCGATGCGCACATCGACCGGGCGCTTGCGGCATTCCGGAAGGTGGGGAAGGAGTTGGGCGTCATTGCCTAA
- a CDS encoding carboxypeptidase regulatory-like domain-containing protein, whose product MRRILFFCAAVSASSCAAAQEPFGVVRGTVRDAVSGAPLPHAAVVVERTQPQVGAASDSLGSFVIPQVPVGLWSVKASMVGYEAGSVHEVWVRSGKESVLEFVLSPARVELQPVEVDLVDRWQVAHAGVRLFTVEQGLRYPAMFQDPARMLTATPGVAAPNDQANHLMVRGNGPLASTWLLEGAEMVSPNHLGNAGTASDLPTLTGGGVSILSAQMLGPSSFRTGSMPASHGNALGGITDLSLRQGNAREREWTVQAGLIGIDLSTEGPITKSGKDFHLVNYRYSTLGLLSAMGVDIGDEAINFQDLSFHAGSRIGERGEWRAFGLGGVSSNVFEAKPDSAQWEFDKDSRDITYASSMGALGATLKLPLGQRSSMRATALWSGAYQERSESEKDTAALAPWRDFASLYERKLSFVAAAEGPLGKRLHCTAGGSAMERMLVNVLADTAQGWLLRPFAQVRATLPGNFVATVGMGYSHFTYNGSGLLEPRIDVLKAIRGKGALLLSAGVRGQLPQQAVINLSDLSSASTAMGVPDNRALGFQRSEDLTVGYEHRVNYYTSLRAEAYGQRITGVPVTWPGFNGVTGIEELLTNAWDEPQYLPMEATAENRNLGIEISVKQAMSKGFYWLLNGSAFRSTTISNGIERRARWDAGWTANAMAGKEWSRTNDDRVRTFGVGLRAAGAGGLRYTPFEAQWRSGHWAFIPGEPYSARLHDMYRIDLRVYLKRDRNGRTGLWAIDVQNAANMRNEAYKAFDFRQGETITRYQLGLIPNLSYRVEF is encoded by the coding sequence GTGCGGCGAATCCTCTTCTTCTGCGCGGCCGTCTCCGCATCGTCCTGTGCTGCAGCGCAGGAACCGTTCGGCGTGGTCAGGGGAACGGTGCGCGATGCCGTATCCGGAGCGCCGCTGCCCCATGCCGCGGTGGTGGTGGAGCGCACGCAACCGCAGGTCGGCGCGGCCTCGGATAGCCTTGGTTCATTCGTCATTCCGCAAGTGCCCGTGGGCTTATGGTCCGTAAAGGCCAGCATGGTGGGCTATGAAGCGGGGTCGGTGCACGAGGTGTGGGTGCGCAGCGGGAAAGAGTCGGTGCTGGAGTTCGTGCTCAGCCCGGCGCGCGTGGAATTGCAGCCTGTTGAGGTCGATCTTGTTGATCGTTGGCAGGTAGCCCATGCCGGCGTGCGCTTGTTCACGGTGGAGCAGGGCTTGCGCTACCCGGCCATGTTCCAGGATCCCGCGCGCATGCTGACCGCTACACCGGGCGTTGCCGCGCCGAACGACCAGGCCAATCATCTGATGGTGCGCGGCAACGGTCCACTGGCGAGCACCTGGCTCCTTGAAGGGGCTGAGATGGTGAGCCCGAATCATCTGGGCAACGCAGGCACCGCGAGCGATCTGCCCACGCTGACCGGAGGAGGTGTGAGCATCCTGAGCGCGCAGATGCTCGGGCCTTCGAGCTTCCGCACCGGATCGATGCCCGCAAGTCACGGCAATGCGCTCGGGGGCATCACGGATCTTTCGCTAAGGCAAGGCAACGCACGAGAGCGTGAGTGGACCGTGCAGGCGGGCCTGATCGGCATTGATTTGAGCACTGAGGGCCCGATCACGAAGAGCGGGAAGGACTTCCACCTGGTGAATTACCGGTACAGCACCTTGGGCCTGCTGAGCGCCATGGGTGTCGATATCGGCGATGAGGCCATCAATTTCCAGGATCTTTCCTTTCATGCCGGTTCGCGCATCGGTGAGCGGGGCGAATGGCGCGCATTCGGACTGGGCGGCGTCAGCAGCAACGTGTTCGAGGCGAAGCCCGACTCCGCGCAGTGGGAGTTCGACAAGGACTCGCGCGACATCACCTATGCCAGCAGCATGGGTGCCTTGGGCGCCACGTTGAAGCTGCCTTTGGGCCAGCGTTCCTCGATGCGCGCCACAGCTTTGTGGAGCGGGGCTTATCAGGAACGCTCCGAGTCTGAGAAGGACACCGCTGCATTGGCGCCGTGGCGCGACTTCGCGAGCCTCTATGAGCGTAAGCTGAGCTTTGTCGCCGCGGCAGAGGGTCCGCTGGGCAAACGGCTGCATTGCACAGCGGGAGGCAGCGCCATGGAGCGCATGCTGGTGAATGTGCTGGCCGATACCGCTCAGGGTTGGTTGCTCCGGCCCTTCGCACAGGTGCGTGCAACACTGCCTGGTAATTTCGTGGCAACGGTCGGCATGGGATACAGCCACTTCACATACAATGGGAGCGGCTTGCTGGAGCCGCGCATCGATGTGCTCAAGGCAATACGAGGAAAAGGAGCTTTGCTGCTCAGTGCAGGTGTGCGCGGACAATTGCCCCAGCAGGCTGTGATCAACCTCTCGGATCTTTCATCGGCATCCACCGCGATGGGCGTGCCGGACAACCGTGCACTCGGATTCCAGCGCAGCGAGGACCTCACGGTTGGATACGAGCATCGGGTCAACTACTACACATCCTTGCGTGCTGAGGCCTACGGCCAGCGGATCACCGGAGTACCAGTGACGTGGCCTGGATTCAATGGGGTCACAGGCATTGAAGAGCTGCTCACCAATGCGTGGGATGAGCCGCAATACCTGCCCATGGAAGCCACCGCGGAGAACCGCAACCTGGGCATTGAAATCTCCGTGAAGCAAGCCATGAGCAAGGGTTTCTATTGGCTGTTGAATGGCAGTGCGTTCCGCAGCACCACCATTTCGAATGGCATTGAGCGGCGTGCGCGTTGGGATGCTGGATGGACGGCCAATGCCATGGCCGGCAAGGAGTGGAGCAGAACGAACGATGACCGGGTGCGCACTTTTGGGGTCGGACTCCGAGCGGCAGGGGCGGGCGGCCTGCGTTACACGCCCTTCGAGGCGCAGTGGCGGTCGGGCCATTGGGCCTTCATCCCCGGAGAACCATATTCGGCCCGGTTGCACGACATGTACCGCATCGACCTTCGCGTGTACCTGAAGCGCGATCGAAACGGACGCACCGGGCTTTGGGCGATTGATGTGCAGAACGCGGCCAACATGCGCAATGAAGCGTACAAAGCCTTTGATTTCCGCCAAGGCGAGACCATCACGCGCTATCAGCTCGGCCTCATCCCCAATCTCAGTTACCGCGTCGAATTCTGA
- a CDS encoding T9SS type A sorting domain-containing protein → MKHLYLFAAAALLSTASATAQNTKHPSGASPELVQLKSTPRSTDWATGLRGGGPANDECAGAIAMTVNGDCVSVDATLAGATESQAASQCSGFTSSVANDVWFSFVATSTTTAISVTGGAGTTDPDTTGIDPVFELFSGDCGSLTAIGCVDATLPAGTTETAQATTVVGTTYYYRVYYWAYGGAPTNFDFTTCVYAVTLPNPPANDDCAGATVVTPLAFCGPLNYSGVGATQSLPGVVCNGFTGNANDDIWFSFVATQTTMTIGATGAAGPGADNVVYDAVVEAFDACGGTSIGCADATLSAETESLELSGLTVGNTYYFRVYHFFTPAADPFVVAVCVVEGGGINISVPELAAGQEWVLYPNPAANSVSLSYAGATGMGSIELFDVSGRLALAQRGTLATNTTQQINVEALAPGAYTVRVTLNGQRTEQRLVIE, encoded by the coding sequence ATGAAGCACTTGTACCTTTTCGCGGCAGCTGCACTGCTGAGCACCGCCAGCGCCACGGCGCAGAACACCAAGCACCCCAGCGGCGCATCGCCGGAACTGGTGCAGTTGAAATCAACCCCGCGTTCTACGGATTGGGCCACCGGCCTGCGCGGCGGCGGACCGGCCAACGATGAGTGCGCTGGTGCCATCGCCATGACCGTGAATGGCGATTGCGTATCGGTGGACGCCACGCTTGCCGGTGCCACCGAATCGCAGGCGGCATCGCAGTGCAGCGGATTCACATCCTCGGTTGCCAATGACGTGTGGTTCTCCTTCGTCGCCACATCCACCACCACGGCGATCTCCGTGACCGGCGGCGCTGGCACGACTGATCCGGACACCACCGGCATCGATCCCGTGTTCGAGCTCTTCAGCGGCGATTGCGGCAGCCTCACCGCCATCGGCTGCGTGGATGCCACGCTTCCTGCCGGCACCACGGAGACCGCGCAGGCAACGACTGTTGTCGGCACCACCTATTACTACCGCGTCTATTACTGGGCCTACGGTGGCGCACCCACCAATTTCGACTTCACCACCTGCGTGTACGCCGTGACGCTCCCGAATCCCCCTGCCAATGATGATTGCGCAGGAGCCACCGTGGTGACGCCTCTCGCGTTCTGCGGCCCGCTGAACTATTCCGGCGTGGGCGCTACCCAGTCTCTGCCTGGTGTGGTTTGCAACGGGTTCACCGGCAATGCCAACGATGATATCTGGTTCTCCTTCGTCGCCACGCAGACGACGATGACCATTGGTGCTACCGGCGCCGCTGGACCGGGTGCTGATAACGTGGTATACGATGCCGTGGTGGAGGCTTTCGATGCATGCGGCGGAACATCCATCGGCTGCGCAGACGCCACCCTGAGCGCTGAAACCGAATCCTTGGAGCTCAGCGGCCTTACCGTGGGCAACACCTACTACTTCCGTGTTTACCACTTTTTCACGCCTGCAGCCGACCCATTTGTTGTGGCTGTTTGCGTGGTGGAAGGTGGCGGGATCAATATCAGCGTGCCTGAATTGGCTGCCGGGCAGGAGTGGGTGCTCTACCCGAACCCCGCTGCCAACAGCGTGAGCCTGAGCTACGCCGGTGCGACGGGCATGGGCAGCATCGAGCTCTTCGATGTGAGCGGCCGTCTGGCCTTGGCTCAGCGCGGCACCCTTGCCACCAACACCACTCAGCAGATCAACGTGGAGGCCCTTGCTCCCGGTGCATACACCGTGCGCGTGACCTTGAACGGCCAGCGCACCGAGCAGCGCTTGGTGATCGAGTAA